CCTTTAGCGTAGGCTGGATAGTGTTGAGAGTGGTGGAAGATAGAACCATCTTGCTTAAAGCCACCACTGAGACCATGAGAAGTTGAGATAGACTTAGACAGCCAGAAACCAAACTGAGCCAACAACATGTCTCGTGTTTCCGCGTCTTCTTGCATCAAGATGCTGTACAGCATGCCACGCAACTGCGTGTTCATGACATCAACGTTAAAGCTGGTCATCTCTTCGACTGGTCGATAGATACGCCCTGTCCCCGAGAACCATACCATCATCTCAGTAACGTCTTTGCTTAAGCCGTGCGCTTGCAATAGATCACGTGCTAAGTAATGCGCCTGGAATAACGCACGCAATGTATAACCAAAGTGATGTGCAGTACCAACACCACTCTCGGCGGTATAGCCTTGTGCTAATGCGTAGCGCGTTAATTTAACGTACTTGTCAGTGAGATCAGCACGCGTGTTATCATCCAGTTTGCCTTGTAATGCTCGCGCAATATCGAGCATTAACTCACCATAACGGCGCAAATCGGCCGTATCAAACACCACCTCAAAACCATTTTCATCAAGCAAACCACGATTCACGCCTTTGTCGAGGAATAGTTTCAATCGGTTGGAGTTATCAAGCCCTTCACCAACTATCACACCATCGACTTCTTTCAGATTGTAAGCGGCGTATTTCTTTTCGATCTCAGCGAACTTTGCGTCGCTGTTACCTGGTGCTGTACCAAGTGCAAACGCATGCAATTTCTCATGAATGTCAGCAATCGAACGAGGCGCCTTAGCGGATGATGTCGCTTTTGCACTCTCATGCTGGCGAGCTTGATATTGGTTGATAAAACCATAATAACGGTGCAACGCTAACCAGTGTTGGTTTGGCGCGGTATCAGCAGCTAAATTCACAAACGGGACTTGTGCGTCACGTGTTGACCAACGAGGATCAACAGGAATGCTCACCATCACCTGATCCAGATAAATCGTTCCCTTATCTACCATATCTATGGTGTCAACCACCAACTGATCCATGGTTTCCGTTGCTTTGCCTGTCATGTCCTCGAACGGAATCATTAACTGACGCCAACCTTCGAAATCCATGTTTACATCAAAGTAGACTTGAGTTTTACCTGCCTCTTTGAATGAAAAACGCAATTGACCTTTGTTCGCTTTGGTATTGTAAATCCACGTAGTAAAAGCACTGGTCGACTGGTCTTTACCGTTAGCTTCAAAGTGCTTATAGCCAATTGGCTGGTTAAAAATGAGCTTGCCTTTGCGCTCAAATTCCCATTTAAGACCCGTATCGCCGTCTTTACGGAAGTCATTATTTAAGCTCAGCGTACCTTTTTCCGCCTGAATGGGCGCAGGCATGCCTTGCTCAAAGAAATACATATGTCCCGCAGGCTGCAAATAAGACGTTGTATCCACGTCTGCAGCCATGACCGCGCCACTTTGTAATGCAGAGAAGACAGCAAGTGGCAGGAGTTTAAGTGTCATTTTCATTTTCAATACAACCCACTCAATTAGAAAGAGTACGTGCCACGGCCGTAAAACATGGTCGTGTCTTGTGAATCACTCCAAGAGTACTGAGCACCGAGGTTAAATGAGAAGTTGCTTGCGGTTTCCCAGGTGAAATCGATGTTGGTTTCATAGAAAGTGTCATCAAGTTGTGCAATTGGCGCTGCAAATTCATAACCACCATTAGCCAGACGACCTTTGGAGAAGGTGATATGATCAAGCACTTCTTGTTTGGCTTTAAATTTCGCTTGTGCAGAGAAAATACCCAGGTTAGTGGAAATGCTGTTCGCGACTTCAACACCAACACCGAGATACAAGGCTTCATGCTCAAGTTTGTCAAAATCTTTCACTAAGAGAGAATTATCGGCTTGATTTTCTTTATAACCATCCACGCGAACCAATTGGTAATCGGCGTAAACAGATGGAAGAACAGTAAAAGAACCAACGTAAAGTGGGTAGTACAAATCCGCACTCACACCGTAGTTGTCACCACCAAACGTTGCATCTTCAGCGGTTGAACCAGAGTAAGAAGGAACACCATTCACATTGTGTTTGCTTAGGTAATCAGACCAACCAACAATGCCTTGTGCTGAAAGGTACATGTCGTCAAATTTGAACAGACCATGCAAGGCCGCATAGTAATTCTCGATATCCAGAGTGCGGTCAGTCAGACGGTTTTCCACGTCTGTTTTTTGTTGACTGAATGCTAATCCAACAATGGCATCACTTGAACGCATAAGATCGTAACCGAAGGCAATACCAGTGGATTCTGAGTCATAACCATCGTAGCGATTGCTACCATCATTAGTTACATACTGACTTGATTCAGACCCCAAGACCGATACCCACATAGAAGTGTTACCGTAATCCCCTAAAATAAAGTCTGTGCCACGTTTACGTAAGGTATTGGAAAAGAGAGATTGTGATGACATAACGCTGTATAAGGACGCCCCACTGCGATCTGGGCTGAGAGCACTCGCCAGCGCCGCCGCTTCTTCTTTAGTGGTTGCGGATTCTAACAGCTGATAAAGCCCTGAGTTCCATGCCTGGTTTGCATTAACATACTCATACAGTGCTTTTAAGTTGTACACATCATAAGCATCACCACCACCACTGGCAGCCAGTCCGGTTAGGTTGTCAATATTGACGTTTGCTGAAACACCTGTTGTAAAGACAAAACCCATCGATGTAGCGAGTGTCAATTTGACTAAATTGCTCAACTTAGTGTTTTTGTTCATCGACATTCTTATTCACCCCTTGATGATAAGGCCATAGTTTTAAAGTTGCGGGGTGTCGTAGCCTTTACCCTCAACTTACGAAGATATTCATTATATTTACAAAGTCTTTCGAAGTGAGTGATCTTGGTAAGAATTTTATATAAAAACTATTAAAAACCAAAAAAAGAAAACATTCGAAATATCATAAGTCACAAATGATCATGTGCCGTGAGGTCAAGAAGGGACAGAGGTCACATTCTGAGTTTTGCAGGATAACGCACTCAGACTCATACCCAGCGCAGCAAAACTAAAGAGAGGTTTATACCCATACGTAACCATAAAAAAGATGCCGAACTTGCGTCGGCATCTTGAGGTTAACTATAAATTAGCTTAAGAAGTCTGGAACATCATTTTGTTCCCACTCGCGTAAGTGTTTTTCTAAGAAATCACCTTGCTTAAAGTCTTCCATACCATAAGGTAAGCGATTCTTTGTTGGGATCCATACTTTGAGTTTTTCAATCACACCTTTGTATTCTGACTGATTTGCTAGGTTGGTATGCTCATTTGGATCGACGTTGTGATCATACAGCTCTTCAGAACCATCGCGATATTGAATGTAACGGTAGCGTTCATCACGCACGGCATGGTTTTTATATCCCCAAGTCGTCACCGCTGGCTTATTTCGTTTAAAGTCAGGGTTATTAATGAAAGGGGTCAGGCTTAACCCTTCGTTGGAAGGCACTTCTGGCAAACCGCATAGTGATGTAATGGTCGGGTAAACATCAAGTAAGCTTACCGCTTCTGTATATTCCACACCTTGTGTCTGTTTCGGCATTTTAATCACTAAGGGAACATGAGTAGACTCTTCCCATAACGTGTTTTTACGCCAGTTTCGGTGTTCACCAAAATTTTGCCCATGATCAGACCAAAGCATCACCACGGTATTGTCGTTATATTTACTCGACTCAAGCGCATCTAAGACTTTACCAATTTGCGCATCCACGAAGGCAATGCAAGCCAGGTTAGCGCGCACCAGCTCTCTCCAGAACGTCGGACTCACTTTTTCTACTGCTGCGTGGTCCCCTCCTTCAATTGCGCCCATCGTCATGGCTTTACCGTAAAGTGGGATATCTTTCATTTCGTCTTCGATAATGTCCGGCATCTGAATAGACTCAAGCGGGAACATTTCAAAATACTCTTCCGGCGCAGTGAAAGGCACATGTGGTCGAATAAAACCCGCCGCTAAAAAGAAAGGCTGATCGTAATCTTTGTGCAGTTGCTCGGCAGCCCAATGTGCAAAATATTCGTCCGGCATCAAGCCGCCCATTGGGATATCCTTACGCTCAAGTTCGCCCCAGCAAAGGGATTTTCCTTTCGCATCCGGACCAAATGTCGTGACGATTTGACCGCCATCTTTCGGAAATGGGTAGTATTTGTGATCATTGACGCCGTAACGACCATAGCCAAAACCACGCTCGAGGTATTCCTCGTTTTTGATTTCGTATTTATCTTGCTCAACGTGCCACTGCTTTTCTGCACGATAGTCCGAGGTACCATGATGGAAAATTTTGCCACACGCCATGGTGTAGTAACCATTCTGCTTAAAATGCTGTGGTAAGGTGGGAATATTGCCCATCACTTCTTCAGCGATCGCTGGAAAGTTTTTCAGACCAAGTTCTCGGTTGGTGTACCAACCTGTTGTCGTTGGCGCCATACCAGACAAAATCGCGTTGCGTGACGGACCACAAACGGGGACCGCACAGTGGGCATTGACAAATTTATGGCTTTTTTGCATCAAACGATCGATGTTCGGTGTTTTTGCCTGTACATGACCACGTAACCCACCAATCCAATCGTTTAGGTCGTCAATGGCGATAAACAGTACATTCGGCTTTTGGGTTTGAGCATGAACTAACGGGCTCAAGCTTAAACTCGCCCCTAACGCTCCAATAGATTTAAGAAAATTACGGCGTGAAATTTTCACTTGAACTCCTTGGTTTAAATTCTACGTTACCAAAACGATATACCCAACAACTCCAAATGCTTGGTCTACAGACGCGCAAAGTATGCCAACACCCACTATTGATGCAAATGCCAATAAAAACAACTGCAAACCCAAACAGCACTGAAATCATGCAATTGCATAAAAACCGGGCATGAGTGATCTATTTGGATATAGTAAAATTAAGACAGATGAAACTGAGAGACATGCTCATTGATGTCATCCTTACAGGCTGCTAGCTGCTCTGCGGTTTTTTCTAGCTGTTCAGCTCGCTCGGAGTAACGTCGGGTAATATCAACAATGACTTGCATGCTTTCGTTAAATGACTCAGCAGTCACGTTTTGCTCAACCGATGCCGACGATAAGTTAATCGCCTGCTCAGCAACATTGCTGACTAAATCTTGAACATTATGCAGGTGTGAACCAATGTCATTCACTTGTTGATGAGAGGCAGACATCGCATTGCGGCTTTGTTCCATGACTTCAACCGCTTGTGAGGCATCTTCACGCAATGAGGTGATGATGGTT
This Vibrio navarrensis DNA region includes the following protein-coding sequences:
- a CDS encoding autotransporter outer membrane beta-barrel domain-containing protein, giving the protein MNKNTKLSNLVKLTLATSMGFVFTTGVSANVNIDNLTGLAASGGGDAYDVYNLKALYEYVNANQAWNSGLYQLLESATTKEEAAALASALSPDRSGASLYSVMSSQSLFSNTLRKRGTDFILGDYGNTSMWVSVLGSESSQYVTNDGSNRYDGYDSESTGIAFGYDLMRSSDAIVGLAFSQQKTDVENRLTDRTLDIENYYAALHGLFKFDDMYLSAQGIVGWSDYLSKHNVNGVPSYSGSTAEDATFGGDNYGVSADLYYPLYVGSFTVLPSVYADYQLVRVDGYKENQADNSLLVKDFDKLEHEALYLGVGVEVANSISTNLGIFSAQAKFKAKQEVLDHITFSKGRLANGGYEFAAPIAQLDDTFYETNIDFTWETASNFSFNLGAQYSWSDSQDTTMFYGRGTYSF
- a CDS encoding sulfatase-like hydrolase/transferase — encoded protein: MKISRRNFLKSIGALGASLSLSPLVHAQTQKPNVLFIAIDDLNDWIGGLRGHVQAKTPNIDRLMQKSHKFVNAHCAVPVCGPSRNAILSGMAPTTTGWYTNRELGLKNFPAIAEEVMGNIPTLPQHFKQNGYYTMACGKIFHHGTSDYRAEKQWHVEQDKYEIKNEEYLERGFGYGRYGVNDHKYYPFPKDGGQIVTTFGPDAKGKSLCWGELERKDIPMGGLMPDEYFAHWAAEQLHKDYDQPFFLAAGFIRPHVPFTAPEEYFEMFPLESIQMPDIIEDEMKDIPLYGKAMTMGAIEGGDHAAVEKVSPTFWRELVRANLACIAFVDAQIGKVLDALESSKYNDNTVVMLWSDHGQNFGEHRNWRKNTLWEESTHVPLVIKMPKQTQGVEYTEAVSLLDVYPTITSLCGLPEVPSNEGLSLTPFINNPDFKRNKPAVTTWGYKNHAVRDERYRYIQYRDGSEELYDHNVDPNEHTNLANQSEYKGVIEKLKVWIPTKNRLPYGMEDFKQGDFLEKHLREWEQNDVPDFLS